The segment GCTACATTTATGGTAATATTCTCTGAAAATATTAATTCAGATAAGGGCTTGATATGAAAATCAGGGTATTGGGCGCCTCCGGTTCCAAACTGCCCGGCTTCGGGCTTACCAGTTTTTTGCTGGACAAAACAATGCTGATAGACACCGGGGCCGCCGCTTCCATGCTGCCCTTTGACGAGCAAAAAAAGATCGAGACCGTTTTTTTATCCCACATTCACATCGACCACAGCCTGGGGCTGCTGCTGATGGCCGACAACCTGGCGGGCTGCACCAAAAAACCAATCAGCATCGCCAGCATCCCCGAAGTGCTGCAGGGCCTGCGCAGCCATCTTTTTAACAATCACGTCTGGCCGGATTTCACCGCCATCCCCGACCGGAAACGGGCGGTATTCAGGCTTTGCCCATTGAAGGAAAACCTGGCCGTCAAAATCGGCAGATATACGGTCAAGGCCGTCAAAGTCAGCCATTCTGTGCCCACGGTGGGCTTCATAATCTCGGACGGCAAGTCCAGCCTGCTTTATACCGCCGACACCCGGGCCACCGAGCGCATTTGGCTGGAGGCTCAAAAAGCGAAGAACCTTAAAGCGGTGCTGGTGGAGACCTCTTTTCCCAACCGGCTCCAGGGTTTGGCCGATATCTCCGGCCACCTCACTCCCAAAACGCTATCCAAAGAAGTTGCCAAGTCCGGGCTGAAAGCGCCTTTTTACGTGTTTCACATCAAGGCCATGTTCGTGGAGGAGGTCCAGCAGGAAATTGCCGACCTTAAAAGTTCCCAGATCCAGCTGGCCATGGAAGGCGCTCAATATACATTTTGAGAATTTAGGAATTACGGGAATCCAATTACCGTTCCGCCAGAGGCGGACCCGCTCGTGCCATAGGCAGACCAGCCTATATGGATTTACCTGCGGTGGCGGAGAAGACGCTAAGCATGCCCTGCAAAGGGGGCGCGAAGCATATTATTCAAATCACAAAAAACACCACGCCGGCCCTGAGAAAAAAAAGTTTGACAATTTATCAACAATAAAGCCCTTGATCCGGCCGGAGCACCAAGAAGCGCTTTCCGGCCATATTTTTTTGCTTGCAAAAGCGCCAAGAATGCCATAGAATATGATAGCTGAATATTATTACTGAATTTATCAAAGGTCAAAAAATTGAAAAAACGTCTTGCTTTAATATTGTTGAGCCTGACATTTGCTATCGGCTGCGTCAAAAGACAGGTTTTAAATCCCGACCAGGCCAACCTAGCCCTGCTGGATTATATTGACCTTGCCGCCGCCCAGGAAGATCAGGGGAACCTTAAAGGAGCCATCAAGACTTACAAGAGGGCTCTGGAGATCAACCGGAGCTCGGCCCTGCTGCACCTGTATATCGCCCAGAACTATTACGAACTGGGCAACGATACCCTGGCGGCGCTGTATGCCCGGAAGGCGGCCAAACTTGACTCTGCCAATGTTGATCCCTACTTGATTCTGGGCAATGCCTACCTGATAGCCAAAGACTGGCCGGCCGCCCTGGCCGAGTACCAGCAAGCCTTTAAGCTGGATCCCCGAAACAGCGAGATCGCCGTTACTCTGTCCGGTCTTTACGAAATAGCGAACCAGCCGGATTCGGCCCAGAATGTATTGACTCAGGCCATGGTTCAAAATGATGACCCGGAACTTCAGGTCCAGCTGGCCGGGGCGCTGGCCCGGGCCAAAAAATATCAGCCGGCCATAGAACAATACCGGTCGGTCCTGCTGAGCGATCCCCAGAATGCCAAGACCTCCCTTTCCCTAGCCGCGCTTTACGAAGCCGTGGAACAGCCGGATTCGGCCTATGCTTACTACCTGGCGGCCGAAGAGCTATCTCCGAAGAACCAATATCTGAAAAGGCATATTTTCAATCTGCTGCTCTTGAAGAACGATTTTCCCGGGGCCATCCTCAAGGCTGAGGATATTCTGGCGCTGGGGATCAAGGACAGAAATTTGAGGCTGCAACTGGCCCGCCTCTATTATCAGC is part of the candidate division TA06 bacterium genome and harbors:
- a CDS encoding 3',5'-cyclic-nucleotide phosphodiesterase, translated to MKIRVLGASGSKLPGFGLTSFLLDKTMLIDTGAAASMLPFDEQKKIETVFLSHIHIDHSLGLLLMADNLAGCTKKPISIASIPEVLQGLRSHLFNNHVWPDFTAIPDRKRAVFRLCPLKENLAVKIGRYTVKAVKVSHSVPTVGFIISDGKSSLLYTADTRATERIWLEAQKAKNLKAVLVETSFPNRLQGLADISGHLTPKTLSKEVAKSGLKAPFYVFHIKAMFVEEVQQEIADLKSSQIQLAMEGAQYTF
- a CDS encoding tetratricopeptide repeat protein; this translates as MKKRLALILLSLTFAIGCVKRQVLNPDQANLALLDYIDLAAAQEDQGNLKGAIKTYKRALEINRSSALLHLYIAQNYYELGNDTLAALYARKAAKLDSANVDPYLILGNAYLIAKDWPAALAEYQQAFKLDPRNSEIAVTLSGLYEIANQPDSAQNVLTQAMVQNDDPELQVQLAGALARAKKYQPAIEQYRSVLLSDPQNAKTSLSLAALYEAVEQPDSAYAYYLAAEELSPKNQYLKRHIFNLLLLKNDFPGAILKAEDILALGIKDRNLRLQLARLYYQQKDYPAAFLNFDLLLQDDSLNTEALYTLARLKLEQKQYPEASGYFSRTLRILPRLAEGWLNLGICQLAQQQKDSAQISFKRSRRHGNKMQLDYIWGYAYVQLEQYSQAIPHYLKLYPKNKKDLNLLFNLAAAYERSGNFEQAEGYFLLLLARQPGNHLALNYLGYMYAERGINLDQAETMVAKALQAEPDNAYYIDSMGWIYFKQGKMSQAGEELERAVKLMPEDAAMRDHLGDVYLALGQKDLALKQWRKALELDPKKEDVKKKIEAHE